One genomic region from Stutzerimonas decontaminans encodes:
- the rbbA gene encoding ribosome-associated ATPase/putative transporter RbbA, with protein sequence MSQSLAPVAQVEGVSLEYGKTRALDDLSLSLPARCMVGLIGPDGVGKSSLLALIAGARKLQQGHVQVLDGDMADAGHRRAVCPRIAYMPQGLGKNLYPTLTVFENLEFFGRLFGQDAEERHWRIAELTRSTGLGPFVDRPAGKLSGGMKQKLGLCCALIHDPDLLILDEPTTGVDPLSRAQFWELIERIRGERPQMSVLVATAYMDEAQRFDHLVAMDAGRVLATGTPAELLARTDSESLEQAFIRLLPEAKRSQHRELVIPPQPHSDSIAIEAHGLTMRFGDFVAVDQVNFRIARGEIFGFLGSNGCGKTTTMKMLTGLLPASEGDALLFGKPVDPHDMQTRQRVGYMSQAFSLYSELTVLQNLELHARLFHLPVERRATRIQEMLTRFDLTGDAESLPSSLPLGVRQRLSLAVAVIHNPEILILDEPTSGVDPVARDGFWELLVQLSREDGVTIFISTHFMNEALRCDRISLMHAGRVLDSDTPQALMAKRGLPTLEETFIAYLEEAAAAHAAEQPAAPPAATRNPIQPAGNNGRQARFSLRRLLSYTRREAMELRRDPIRATLAMLGSVLLMFIMGYGVSFDVENLTYAVLDRDQTTTSQHYLLNMAGSRYFIEKAPLANHAELDQRMRSNDISLAVEIPPNFGRDLKRGAVPQVAFWIDGAMPMRADTIKGYVQGIHLTYLQQLAREAGVDGQVSPADVAIRYRYNPDVQSLPAMAPAMIPLLLMMIPAMLTALGVVREKELGSITNFYVTPTTRLEFLLGKQLPYIALGMFNFATLALLAVFVFGIPIKGSLFTLCLGALLYVTCATGLGLLMSSILNSQIAAIFGTTIVTLLPAIQFSGLIHPVSAMEGAGAFIGKLYPTSHFLIISRGVFSKALGLAELYPYFIPMLLAIPLLTLLSVAGLRKQEK encoded by the coding sequence ATGAGCCAGTCGCTCGCGCCTGTGGCGCAAGTGGAAGGGGTCAGCCTGGAGTACGGCAAGACTCGCGCGCTGGACGACCTCAGCCTGTCCCTGCCGGCGCGCTGCATGGTCGGCCTGATCGGGCCGGACGGGGTCGGCAAATCCAGCCTGCTGGCGCTGATAGCCGGTGCGCGCAAGTTGCAGCAGGGCCATGTGCAGGTGCTCGACGGCGACATGGCCGATGCCGGCCACCGCCGCGCCGTCTGCCCGCGCATCGCCTATATGCCGCAGGGGCTGGGCAAGAACCTGTATCCGACGCTGACGGTGTTCGAGAACCTCGAGTTCTTCGGCCGGCTGTTCGGCCAGGACGCCGAGGAACGGCACTGGCGCATCGCCGAACTGACCCGCAGCACCGGCCTTGGCCCCTTCGTCGACCGCCCGGCGGGCAAGCTCTCCGGTGGCATGAAGCAGAAGCTCGGCCTCTGCTGCGCACTGATCCATGACCCCGACCTACTGATCCTCGACGAGCCCACCACCGGCGTCGACCCGCTGTCGCGCGCGCAATTCTGGGAGCTGATCGAGCGCATCCGCGGCGAGCGCCCGCAGATGAGCGTGCTGGTCGCCACCGCCTATATGGACGAGGCGCAGCGCTTCGATCATCTGGTGGCGATGGACGCCGGGCGCGTACTCGCCACCGGTACGCCAGCCGAGTTGCTGGCGCGCACCGACAGCGAGTCGCTTGAGCAGGCTTTCATCCGCCTGCTGCCCGAGGCCAAACGCAGCCAGCATCGCGAACTGGTCATCCCTCCGCAGCCGCACAGTGACAGCATTGCCATCGAGGCTCACGGCCTGACCATGCGTTTCGGCGATTTCGTCGCAGTGGATCAGGTCAATTTCCGCATTGCCCGCGGCGAGATCTTTGGCTTCCTCGGCTCCAATGGCTGTGGCAAAACCACCACCATGAAGATGCTCACCGGCCTGCTGCCGGCCAGCGAGGGCGACGCCCTGCTGTTCGGCAAACCGGTGGACCCGCACGACATGCAGACCCGCCAGCGCGTCGGCTACATGTCCCAGGCCTTCTCGCTGTACAGCGAGCTGACCGTGCTGCAGAACCTCGAGCTGCATGCGCGACTGTTCCACCTGCCGGTGGAGCGGCGCGCCACGCGCATTCAGGAGATGCTCACCCGCTTCGACCTCACCGGCGATGCCGAAAGCCTGCCCAGCAGCCTGCCGCTGGGCGTGCGCCAGCGCCTGTCGCTGGCGGTGGCGGTGATCCACAACCCGGAAATCCTCATCCTCGACGAACCCACCTCGGGGGTCGATCCGGTAGCCCGCGACGGTTTCTGGGAGTTGCTGGTGCAGCTGTCCCGCGAAGACGGCGTGACCATCTTCATCTCCACCCACTTCATGAACGAGGCGCTGCGCTGCGATCGCATCTCGCTGATGCACGCCGGGCGGGTGCTCGACAGTGATACTCCGCAGGCCTTGATGGCCAAGCGCGGCCTGCCGACGCTGGAAGAGACCTTTATCGCCTACCTGGAGGAAGCCGCCGCCGCACATGCCGCCGAACAGCCAGCAGCGCCTCCTGCCGCGACACGCAACCCGATCCAACCGGCCGGCAACAATGGCCGTCAGGCCCGCTTCAGCCTGCGCCGCCTGCTCAGCTACACCCGTCGCGAGGCCATGGAGCTGCGCCGCGACCCGATCCGCGCCACGCTGGCGATGCTCGGCAGCGTGCTGCTGATGTTCATCATGGGCTACGGCGTCAGCTTCGACGTGGAGAACCTGACCTATGCCGTGCTCGACCGCGACCAGACCACCACCAGCCAGCACTACCTGCTGAACATGGCCGGTTCGCGCTATTTCATCGAGAAGGCACCGTTGGCCAACCATGCCGAACTCGATCAACGCATGCGCAGCAACGACATCAGCCTGGCCGTGGAGATTCCGCCGAACTTCGGCCGCGATCTCAAACGGGGTGCGGTGCCTCAGGTGGCCTTCTGGATCGATGGCGCCATGCCGATGCGCGCCGACACCATCAAGGGCTACGTGCAGGGCATCCACCTGACGTATCTGCAGCAGCTGGCCCGCGAGGCAGGTGTCGATGGGCAGGTGTCGCCAGCCGACGTTGCCATCCGTTATCGCTACAACCCCGACGTGCAGAGCCTGCCGGCCATGGCGCCGGCGATGATCCCGCTACTGTTGATGATGATCCCGGCGATGCTCACCGCCCTGGGTGTGGTGCGCGAAAAGGAGCTGGGCTCGATCACCAACTTCTACGTCACGCCAACCACCCGCCTGGAATTTCTGCTCGGCAAGCAGCTGCCGTACATCGCGCTGGGCATGTTCAATTTCGCCACCCTGGCACTGCTGGCGGTGTTCGTCTTCGGCATCCCGATCAAGGGCAGCCTGTTCACCCTCTGCCTCGGCGCGCTGCTCTATGTGACCTGTGCCACCGGCCTGGGCCTGTTGATGTCGTCGATCCTGAACAGCCAGATCGCGGCGATCTTCGGCACCACCATCGTCACCCTGTTGCCGGCCATCCAGTTCTCCGGACTGATCCACCCGGTCTCGGCGATGGAGGGCGCCGGCGCCTTCATCGGCAAGCTCTACCCGACCAGTCACTTCCTGATCATCAGCCGCGGGGTGTTCTCCAAGGCGCTCGGGCTGGCCGAGCTGTATCCCTACTTCATCCCCATGCTGCTGGCCATCCCGCTGCTGACCCTGCTCAGCGTCGCCGGGCTGCGCAAGCAGGAGAAGTGA
- a CDS encoding ABC transporter permease gives MGYLQRKLGNIFQLGLKELRSLYRDPAMLVLIIYSFTLAIYEGATAVPEAPHRASIAVVDEDRSQASLRIINAFQLPYFIEPKAISLQEMDSGMDDGLYTFTLNIPPRFQQDLLAGRQPTIQLNVDATQVSQAFTGAGHIQQIIASETAEFVRRYRSSDALPVEAVVRTAFNPNLSRAWFGAVNEVINQITMLAIILTGAALIREREHGTIEHLLVMPVTPFEIMVGKVWAMGLVVLAAAAFALRFVVEGWLDIPIQGSLWLFAGGAALHLFAATSMGIFFGTVARSMPQLGLLVILTLIPLQILSGGVTPRESMPELVQNIMLVAPTTHFVELAQAILFRNAGAAIVWPQLLALVVIGAVFFLGALSRLRVSLR, from the coding sequence ATGGGCTACCTGCAACGCAAACTCGGCAACATCTTCCAGCTCGGCCTCAAGGAGCTGCGCAGCCTCTACCGCGACCCGGCGATGCTGGTGCTGATCATCTATTCGTTCACCCTGGCCATCTACGAAGGTGCCACCGCCGTGCCTGAGGCACCGCACCGGGCGAGCATCGCGGTAGTCGACGAGGATCGCTCGCAAGCCTCGCTGCGCATCATCAACGCCTTCCAGCTGCCCTATTTCATCGAGCCGAAAGCGATCAGCCTGCAGGAAATGGACAGCGGCATGGACGACGGCCTCTACACCTTCACCCTGAACATTCCGCCGCGCTTCCAGCAGGACCTGCTCGCCGGCCGCCAGCCGACCATCCAGCTCAACGTCGATGCCACCCAGGTCAGCCAGGCGTTCACCGGCGCCGGGCATATCCAGCAGATCATCGCCAGCGAGACCGCCGAGTTCGTCCGCCGCTATCGCAGCAGCGATGCCTTGCCAGTCGAGGCGGTGGTGCGCACGGCCTTCAATCCCAACCTGAGCCGAGCCTGGTTCGGCGCGGTGAACGAGGTGATCAACCAGATCACCATGCTGGCGATCATCCTCACCGGCGCGGCGCTGATCCGCGAACGCGAGCACGGCACCATCGAACACCTACTGGTAATGCCGGTGACGCCATTCGAAATCATGGTCGGCAAGGTCTGGGCGATGGGCCTGGTGGTGCTGGCCGCAGCGGCGTTCGCCCTGCGCTTCGTGGTGGAAGGCTGGCTGGATATTCCGATTCAGGGTTCGCTGTGGCTGTTCGCCGGCGGCGCGGCGCTGCACCTGTTCGCCGCCACCTCGATGGGCATCTTCTTCGGCACGGTGGCGCGCTCCATGCCGCAACTGGGTCTCTTGGTGATCCTCACCCTGATCCCGCTGCAGATCCTCTCCGGCGGCGTGACGCCGCGTGAGAGCATGCCGGAGCTGGTGCAGAACATCATGCTGGTAGCGCCAACCACGCACTTCGTCGAGCTGGCCCAGGCGATCCTGTTCCGCAATGCCGGCGCGGCGATCGTCTGGCCGCAGCTACTGGCGCTGGTGGTGATCGGCGCGGTGTTCTTTCTTGGCGCACTGTCTCGCTTGCGGGTGTCGTTGCGCTAG